In a single window of the Thermoplasmata archaeon genome:
- a CDS encoding preprotein translocase subunit Sec61beta, which yields MTQESKGSGFQSAAGLIRYFEEEKSKGPKIDPKMIIVLGIVAAIIVELMKVWWPVG from the coding sequence ATGACTCAGGAAAGCAAAGGCTCTGGTTTCCAATCGGCTGCAGGTTTAATACGTTACTTTGAAGAAGAGAAATCAAAGGGCCCGAAGATAGATCCAAAAATGATTATTGTATTAGGCATAGTTGCAGCAATTATTGTAGAGCTTATGAAAGTATGGTGGCCTGTTGGGTAG
- a CDS encoding metal-dependent transcriptional regulator: MSNNTNYNLTKKERDCIILIEKGSTGEFPIRVLDLAKSMKVKPPTVEELLYRLEEKKMIIRKKGMIMLTKLGKKTYTDIILCHRVLETFFVDCGVSVSEACEKISNFDYMIDTDTAKMILVKLGNPTKCPHGHNIIENIE, encoded by the coding sequence ATGTCTAATAATACTAATTATAACTTGACCAAAAAAGAAAGAGATTGTATAATTCTAATAGAAAAAGGTTCAACCGGAGAATTTCCCATTCGAGTTTTAGATTTAGCTAAATCAATGAAAGTGAAGCCTCCCACTGTTGAAGAATTACTGTACAGACTAGAAGAAAAGAAGATGATAATAAGGAAGAAAGGTATGATAATGCTCACAAAATTAGGCAAAAAAACCTATACTGACATTATATTATGTCATCGTGTTTTGGAAACATTCTTTGTAGATTGTGGAGTATCTGTATCTGAAGCTTGTGAAAAGATCAGCAACTTTGATTATATGATTGATACTGACACTGCAAAGATGATTCTTGTAAAGCTAGGAAATCCAACCAAATGCCCTCATGGCCATAATATTATTGAAAATATAGAATAG
- a CDS encoding zinc ribbon domain-containing protein, which produces MKFGREAEKMKYCIKCGAQLPDEALFCNVCGAPQPSLKQNNVQKVAMTNETEKSKILTDMKCPNCGAALNPMQGEAMVVCQYCGTSISLSSEGWTNVQKHYILDIKVALQDQALSIARSFLDKSIFHKHLFEKSTVQKATLSYVPYWIIDAGYTSQYQYQKQVSVQYGRYNSFQTINESGTDTGTIRYPIVAVENLNAYQPPDYIFNLIAKREIASKDMSNSVKLLNGNISEEKAKVEGKIRIQEWEMRKLKKKYHTLQSTQTNIDIADVYLVHIPVWNIEFQHKDQKMVLLIDGHNALVMEELKDSEE; this is translated from the coding sequence GTGAAATTTGGAAGAGAGGCTGAAAAAATGAAATATTGTATAAAATGTGGAGCTCAGCTGCCTGATGAAGCATTGTTCTGTAATGTTTGCGGCGCTCCTCAACCGAGTTTGAAACAGAATAATGTGCAGAAAGTAGCAATGACAAATGAAACAGAAAAATCTAAAATACTTACTGATATGAAATGCCCAAATTGTGGAGCAGCATTAAATCCGATGCAAGGAGAGGCTATGGTGGTATGCCAATACTGTGGTACTTCAATCTCGCTCAGTTCAGAAGGGTGGACTAATGTACAAAAACATTATATTCTTGACATAAAAGTAGCGTTACAGGATCAGGCATTATCCATAGCAAGAAGTTTTTTGGATAAAAGCATATTTCACAAGCATTTATTTGAGAAAAGTACTGTACAAAAAGCTACATTATCCTATGTTCCTTACTGGATCATAGATGCAGGATACACTTCTCAATATCAATACCAAAAACAAGTTTCTGTGCAGTATGGCAGATACAATTCATTTCAAACGATAAATGAGAGTGGTACAGATACTGGTACGATCAGGTATCCCATAGTCGCGGTAGAGAATTTAAACGCCTATCAACCACCAGATTACATTTTTAATCTAATTGCAAAAAGAGAAATCGCTTCAAAAGATATGTCCAACTCTGTAAAATTGTTGAATGGTAACATTAGCGAAGAAAAAGCGAAAGTTGAAGGAAAAATCAGAATTCAGGAATGGGAAATGAGAAAATTGAAGAAAAAATATCATACACTGCAGTCTACTCAGACAAATATAGATATTGCGGATGTTTATCTGGTTCATATACCAGTATGGAACATAGAGTTCCAGCATAAAGATCAAAAAATGGTTTTGCTAATAGATGGGCATAATGCTCTGGTAATGGAGGAACTAAAAGACAGCGAAGAGTAA
- a CDS encoding zinc ribbon domain-containing protein, with protein MKERTTTRDCSICEPLTRKEHCITMICEECSLIIDRDVNAAINIARRGRTRLTRSFHEMEKGQSSEAMKQSKDVKQMIASQILSTMI; from the coding sequence ATTAAGGAAAGAACCACAACCAGAGACTGTTCGATATGTGAGCCACTGACTCGAAAAGAGCATTGCATAACTATGATCTGTGAAGAATGTAGCTTGATAATTGACAGAGACGTAAATGCAGCAATAAACATAGCAAGACGGGGTCGGACAAGGCTGACACGATCTTTCCATGAAATGGAGAAAGGGCAATCAAGTGAAGCGATGAAACAATCAAAAGATGTGAAACAGATGATAGCAAGCCAGATCTTATCAACGATGATCTGA